A window from Triticum aestivum cultivar Chinese Spring chromosome 6D, IWGSC CS RefSeq v2.1, whole genome shotgun sequence encodes these proteins:
- the LOC123146440 gene encoding uncharacterized protein: protein MMDPAAEIPQGQDWPRVDDRRLQRSMPPALPVSKVLDDDNLLIEILVRLPPKPSSLPRASAVSKRWGSILSDPVFHKRFRKHHQKPPLLGFFNGCANCFTPIMGSPNRIPAARFSLPKSAIPYNDYGVFRGCRHGLAVLIDGRVPETVVWDPLTSEQHIVAFPQGLDDALPGHLCTWHGAVLCADADDGHVHGDCFSSPFKLVLVCCGGHNTHAFCSVHDSASRVWGDVFSTVITNRSSVLIRPNILVGNALCWLISQGGIFVLDFKTQSLDVIEKPVDCRGPDGYFQLLRMEDGGLGLAVLLNLTIQLWERKSNCNGIVEWVLLRKTIPLEGMFPRKLDFAFFIGYDEDTNVIVLSTIIGQFMLQLDLMQSKHIVITNNSISYGTFYPYSNFYTAGNTSLSTLHTQK from the exons aTGATGGATCCCGCTGCAGAGATTCCCCAAGGCCAAGA CTGGCCGCGTGTGGACGACAGGAGGCTGCAGCGTTCCATGCCGCCGGCACTCCCCGTGTCCAAGGTGCTCGACGATGACAACCTGCTAATCGAGATCCTCGTCCGTCTCCCTCCCAAGCCGTCCTCCCTACCCCGCGCGTCTGCCGTCTCCAAGCGCTGGGGCAGCATCCTCTCCGACCCTGTGTTCCACAAACGCTTCCGCAAGCACCACCAGAAGCCCCCTCTTCTCGGCTTCTTCAACGGGTGTGCTAACTGCTTCACTCCCATCATGGGCTCGCCCAACCGCATCCCTGCTGCCCGTTTCTCCCTGCCCAAGAGCGCCATACCCTACAATGACTACGGGGTCTTCAGGGGCTGTCGCCACGGCCTCGCTGTCCTAATCGATGGCCGGGTGCCTGAGACTGTCGTGTGGGATCCCCTCACTAGCGAACAACACATCGTGGCTTTTCCACAAGGGCTCGACGATGCCTTACCGGGGCATTTGTGTACCTGGCATGGCGCGGTGTTGTGTGCTGATGCCGATGATGGGCATGTCCATGGAGATTGCTTCTCGAGCCCATTTAAATTGGTTTTGGTCTGCTGTGGTGGACACAATACACATGCATTTTGTTCTGTCCATGACTCAGCCTCTCGTGTTTGGGGAGATGTTTTCTCGACCGTGATAACAAATAGAAGTTCTGTGTTAATAAGGCCCAACATCCTAGTCGGGAATGCACTTTGCTGGTTGATTTCTCAAGGTGGTATCTTTGTTTTAGATTTCAAAACTCAGAGCCTTGATGTGATCGAGAAGCCAGTAGATTGCCGTGGTCCCGATGGGTATTTTCAGCTCTTACGAATGGAGGATGGTGGACTTGGCCTCGCTGTTTTGTTGAACCTGACCATCCAATTATGGGAGAGGAAATCCAATTGCAATGGTATTGTCGAATGGGTGTTGTTGCGGAAAACCATTCCACTAGAGGGGATGTTTCCAAGGAAATTGGATTTTGCATTTTTCATTGGGTATgatgaggacacaaatgtgattgtTCTCTCTACGATTATTGGCCAATTCATGCTCCAACTTGATTTAATGCAGAGCAAACATATTGTGATAACTAATAACAGCATATCTTATGGCACCTTTTACCCCTACTCGAATTTCTATACTGCAGGTAATACCTCCCTGTCTACATTGCACACGCAAAAGTAG